Genomic segment of Dehalococcoidales bacterium:
CTCTCCTCCAGCGCGTGGGTATCAAACGGATTGATAATAAAGGGTACGCCTTCCCGAATAAGGGTACCGGTCTCAGGGTCGATCTTGACCTGGGTGGTGTCCGGCACCTGTTTTACGCACGCTACGACCAGCATTCCTTATCCTCCCTCTTTTCAATCATCTCTTCCAGTTATGAAAGCACGGCATTGCGATGCCGGTAGTATCCGGTCAGATTAGCCAGGGCTTTTGCGGCACGCTCCTTTGTCAGGTAAACAGGAATCCCGTTCTGAAGGTAGAAATCACGTATCTTGCGCCGCTCGCCCTCGGATTCCAGCGAATCGGTAGAGACAGCCTCTACTGGCATCACTATTACCACTGGCTTGCCGAACCTGTTCTTGATGTCCAGTGGAATCTGCATCGTCTCCCCGAGCAGTTCCGGGGGCCGGAACTGCTGCTTGCTGCCAGGCAGTGCCGAGGCCATCTCTATTTCATCCACCACCAGGATATCAATGTCGGCATCGGTGCATACTGTCTCCAGGACACCCCTGAACATAGGTGGCATCGGGAACGGACCGCCGACATCCACCGGGTTCTTCGCACTGGCCCCAACTGCGGGGATTATCGCCAGCAGCTTCTTTTCCAGTTCCGGTGGGAATAGCGGCACAGAAAGTCCCGCTCGCTCCCAGGTATCCGCAGCCGCGACGCCAATACCACCACCACCACCGACGGAACACATCCGGCGCCCCATCTGAGGCTCAAGGTGAATAAAGGCCAGCGTGGTATCCAGCAGTTCTTCGAGGTTGTTTACCTGGATAGCTCCGGTCTGCCGGAAGACGGCCTCCCAGATTGCTTCCTCGCCACTCAGGGATGCGGTGTGGGACTGTGCCGCCCTGGCACCACCCTGAGTGAGGCCGCCCTTCCAGATAATCACCGGTTTGGTCCGGCACACCTCTTTAAGAACCCTGAAGAACCGGGGGCCATCTCTTACCCCCTCCAGGTAGCCGGTAATGATGTCTGTCTCCGGGTCCTCGAGGAAGTACTCCAGAAGATCGCATTCGTTAATGTCACAGGCATTTCCGTAGCTGACCGCCTTACTGAACCTTATTCCAAGGCCGTCGGCCCGGCGTGGCACCCGGATG
This window contains:
- a CDS encoding CoA-binding protein, which gives rise to MSGNRLEELAPVFYPKSHAVIGASASESKFGGRFLKTLLNFGYSGKVYPVNPQESEVFGLKTYARVGDIPEPVEFASIAVPARAVPGVVEECLAKGVKAVQVLSAGFRELGEEGARMERDLASSASRGLRIVGPNCFGVYCPGGGMTILPGENLSRETGPVGFISQSGGYAIRVPRRADGLGIRFSKAVSYGNACDINECDLLEYFLEDPETDIITGYLEGVRDGPRFFRVLKEVCRTKPVIIWKGGLTQGGARAAQSHTASLSGEEAIWEAVFRQTGAIQVNNLEELLDTTLAFIHLEPQMGRRMCSVGGGGGIGVAAADTWERAGLSVPLFPPELEKKLLAIIPAVGASAKNPVDVGGPFPMPPMFRGVLETVCTDADIDILVVDEIEMASALPGSKQQFRPPELLGETMQIPLDIKNRFGKPVVIVMPVEAVSTDSLESEGERRKIRDFYLQNGIPVYLTKERAAKALANLTGYYRHRNAVLS